Proteins from a genomic interval of Clostridium scatologenes:
- a CDS encoding methyl-accepting chemotaxis protein, with product MKWFSDLKISVKLMFGFIAVALMYVISGIYVINQLSLFSNNGTVDVNKSVITMIIFVIIISILIGFFISRSISIPLKKILYVIQEMDQGHLNERVKIDSNDEIGQISKAMDNFADELQTKVIGVMNSISQGDMNMDITEKNKKDEIAPALKKTVESIKSLVEDINMLSQASLEGKFEVRVNESKHQGEYKKVIEGVNGTLDTVVDKVVWYEAIIDAIPFPVHVTDNDMKWTYMNKAFEKLMIEQGVVRERKFGYGLACNHAGANICNTENCGIKQLLRGKSESFFDWCGMNNKQDTSYLKNKKGENVGYVEVVTDLTPIIRVSDYTRNEVKRLEENLKLLSKGNTKFDFNIKEADKYTVEVNKQFEGINNSLKDVKNAVDGLVCDASILSEAALQGKLNTRADAEKHHGDFKRIVEGVNATLDSVIGPLNVAATYVDRIGKGDIPSKITDDYSGDFNEIKNSLNNCIDNLTLLLKDVNMLSEEAVEGRFETRAEAVKHQGDFKKVIDGINGTLDTVVDKVVWYEAIIDAIPFPTHVTDNDMKWTYMNKAFENLMIEQGVVRDRESGYGLACSHAGANICNTEKCGIKQLLRGNSESFFDWCGMNNKQDTSYLKNKKGENVGFVEVVTDLTPIIRVSNYTKNEVNRLEGNLKLLSQGNTEFDLNIEEADKYTVEVNKQFEGINNSLKDVKSAVDELISDASMLSDAALEGKLNTRADAEKHGGDFKKIVEGINHLVEAVVKPIKEVTNVMSEISKGSLDVSVNGEYKGEFLVLAQSVNSTAGDLRHVIQEISGIIGEISDGNLAIEHVKEFKGDYISISNSLNRILDSLNDIIGEMNTAAEQVSTGSSQVSDGSQALSQGATEQASAIEELTSSITEIASQTKENAANANEANELSLKVKENAEQGNIEMAEMLKSMAEINESSANISKIIKVIDEIAFQTNILALNAAVEAARAGQHGKGFAVVAEEVRNLAARSANAAKETTALIEGSIDKAEKGTEIANDTAKALYEIVDGVSKVTTLIAEIAASSNEQDTGISQINLGLEQVSQVVQTNSATAEESAAASEELSSQSEILKDMVSKFKLRNVNMNLVKNEINSYKNRHMHNRQMNLSFKEAAIASNKPKIALSDKEFGKY from the coding sequence ATGAAATGGTTTTCGGATTTAAAAATTAGTGTAAAATTGATGTTTGGTTTTATAGCAGTAGCATTAATGTATGTGATAAGTGGAATTTATGTTATTAATCAGTTAAGTCTTTTTTCAAACAATGGTACTGTTGATGTTAACAAATCTGTAATTACAATGATTATCTTTGTTATCATAATATCCATTCTAATTGGATTTTTCATTTCAAGATCAATTTCAATCCCACTTAAAAAAATATTATATGTAATTCAAGAAATGGATCAAGGACATCTTAATGAAAGAGTAAAAATAGATTCTAATGATGAAATAGGACAAATATCTAAAGCAATGGATAATTTTGCGGATGAACTACAAACAAAGGTTATTGGAGTAATGAATAGTATCTCCCAAGGAGATATGAATATGGATATAACTGAAAAAAATAAGAAGGATGAAATAGCTCCAGCCTTAAAGAAAACTGTAGAATCTATAAAATCTTTAGTAGAAGATATAAATATGCTATCTCAGGCTTCTTTGGAAGGTAAGTTTGAGGTAAGGGTAAATGAATCTAAACATCAAGGAGAGTATAAAAAAGTTATAGAAGGAGTAAATGGAACCTTAGATACAGTAGTCGATAAGGTTGTATGGTATGAGGCTATTATAGATGCTATTCCTTTCCCAGTTCATGTAACAGATAATGATATGAAATGGACATATATGAATAAGGCTTTTGAAAAGCTTATGATTGAGCAAGGAGTTGTTAGGGAACGTAAATTTGGATATGGGCTAGCATGTAATCATGCGGGTGCTAATATTTGCAATACCGAAAATTGTGGAATAAAGCAACTGCTTAGAGGTAAATCAGAAAGTTTCTTTGATTGGTGTGGTATGAATAATAAGCAAGATACTTCATACCTAAAAAATAAAAAAGGTGAAAATGTTGGATATGTTGAAGTTGTAACAGATTTGACACCTATTATTAGAGTGTCTGATTATACAAGAAATGAAGTTAAGAGGCTTGAAGAAAATTTAAAACTGTTGTCAAAGGGAAATACTAAATTTGATTTTAACATCAAAGAAGCAGATAAATATACTGTAGAAGTTAATAAACAGTTTGAAGGAATAAATAATAGTTTAAAAGATGTTAAAAATGCAGTTGATGGACTTGTATGTGACGCATCAATATTATCTGAGGCAGCTCTTCAAGGTAAATTAAATACTAGAGCAGATGCTGAAAAACATCATGGAGATTTTAAAAGGATAGTAGAAGGAGTAAATGCTACTCTTGATTCAGTAATAGGACCATTAAATGTTGCAGCAACCTATGTAGATAGAATAGGTAAAGGAGATATACCATCCAAGATAACAGATGATTATTCTGGAGATTTTAATGAAATAAAGAATAGTTTAAATAACTGTATAGATAATTTAACTTTATTATTAAAAGATGTAAATATGTTGTCAGAAGAGGCTGTAGAGGGTAGATTTGAAACAAGAGCAGAAGCAGTGAAACATCAGGGAGATTTTAAAAAAGTTATAGATGGTATAAATGGAACCTTAGATACAGTAGTTGATAAAGTTGTATGGTATGAAGCTATTATAGATGCTATTCCTTTCCCAACTCATGTAACAGATAATGATATGAAATGGACATATATGAATAAGGCTTTTGAAAATCTTATGATTGAACAAGGAGTTGTTAGAGATCGTGAATCTGGTTATGGATTAGCATGTAGTCATGCAGGTGCTAATATTTGTAATACTGAAAAATGTGGAATAAAGCAATTACTTAGAGGAAATTCGGAAAGTTTCTTTGATTGGTGCGGTATGAATAATAAACAAGACACTTCATACTTAAAAAATAAAAAAGGTGAGAATGTTGGATTTGTTGAAGTTGTAACGGATTTAACACCTATTATAAGAGTTAGTAATTATACAAAAAATGAAGTCAATAGACTTGAAGGAAACTTAAAATTGTTATCACAAGGAAACACTGAATTTGATCTTAATATTGAAGAAGCAGATAAGTATACTGTAGAGGTTAATAAACAGTTTGAAGGAATAAATAATAGCTTAAAAGATGTTAAGAGTGCAGTAGATGAACTTATATCAGATGCTTCAATGTTATCTGATGCAGCTCTTGAAGGTAAATTGAATACTAGGGCAGATGCTGAAAAACATGGAGGAGATTTTAAAAAAATAGTAGAGGGTATAAACCATTTAGTTGAAGCTGTAGTGAAACCTATTAAAGAAGTTACTAATGTTATGAGTGAAATTTCAAAGGGGAGTTTGGATGTTTCTGTTAATGGAGAGTATAAAGGAGAATTTTTGGTATTAGCACAATCTGTAAATAGTACAGCTGGAGATTTGAGGCATGTCATTCAAGAAATATCAGGCATTATAGGAGAAATATCTGATGGTAATCTTGCTATTGAACATGTAAAAGAATTTAAAGGAGATTATATAAGTATTTCCAATTCGCTAAATAGAATATTAGATTCCTTAAATGATATAATTGGTGAAATGAATACTGCTGCAGAGCAGGTATCTACAGGTTCTAGTCAGGTTTCAGATGGTAGCCAAGCATTATCGCAAGGAGCTACAGAACAAGCCAGTGCAATTGAGGAGCTAACTTCTTCTATAACTGAAATTGCATCACAAACAAAAGAAAATGCAGCTAATGCAAATGAAGCAAATGAATTATCTCTAAAGGTAAAAGAGAATGCAGAACAAGGTAATATAGAAATGGCTGAAATGCTTAAATCTATGGCAGAGATAAATGAATCTTCAGCTAATATTTCAAAAATAATAAAGGTAATAGATGAAATAGCTTTTCAAACTAATATATTAGCACTTAACGCAGCAGTGGAAGCGGCAAGAGCAGGTCAACATGGTAAAGGCTTTGCTGTAGTTGCCGAAGAAGTAAGAAATCTTGCAGCAAGAAGTGCCAATGCAGCTAAAGAAACCACAGCACTTATTGAAGGTTCAATAGATAAGGCTGAAAAGGGAACTGAAATTGCCAATGATACAGCAAAAGCTCTGTATGAAATAGTAGATGGTGTATCAAAGGTAACTACTCTCATAGCAGAAATAGCAGCATCTTCTAATGAGCAGGATACTGGAATTTCTCAGATAAATTTAGGCCTTGAACAAGTATCACAAGTGGTTCAGACAAATTCAGCAACAGCAGAAGAAAGTGCAGCAGCAAGTGAAGAGCTTTCAAGTCAATCGGAAATTCTTAAAGATATGGTTTCTAAATTCAAACTTAGAAATGTGAATATGAATTTGGTTAAAAATGAAATAAATTCATATAAAAATAGACATATGCATAATCGACAAATGAATTTATCTTTTAAAGAAGCAGCTATTGCATCAAATAAACCTAAAATTGCACTTAGTGATAAGGAGTTTGGCAAGTATTAA
- a CDS encoding bacteriohemerythrin yields the protein MLEWKDKYSIGVELIDEQHKHLFEIGNKAVKLLKNDFYVDKYDKIIEIIQELCEYTEFHFKAEEGYMLKIGSKQYESQKIEHDIFIKKINSVDLNNIDNDQQKYLEDLLAFVFNWIIDHILQKDKLINEN from the coding sequence ATGTTAGAGTGGAAAGATAAATATTCTATTGGTGTAGAATTAATTGATGAACAACATAAGCATCTTTTTGAAATAGGGAATAAAGCAGTTAAATTATTAAAAAATGATTTTTATGTGGACAAGTATGATAAAATTATTGAAATAATTCAAGAATTATGTGAATATACAGAGTTCCATTTTAAAGCTGAAGAAGGTTATATGTTAAAAATAGGTTCAAAGCAATATGAAAGCCAAAAAATTGAGCATGATATTTTTATAAAAAAGATAAATTCTGTGGATTTGAATAATATAGATAATGATCAACAAAAGTATCTTGAGGACTTACTTGCTTTTGTTTTTAACTGGATTATTGATCATATATTACAAAAGGATAAGTTAATAAATGAAAACTAA
- a CDS encoding response regulator, translating to MELHSLKVLICDDSSLIRKKLKELLFKYGCTEIFEASDGQNAIDMYKKYIPHLVFMDIVMPVKDGITALNEIIQFDKNAKVIMSSSSGTKILLKKALEAGACEFIQKPFANIKIESILKEFNEEVQ from the coding sequence ATGGAACTACATTCATTAAAGGTTCTTATTTGTGATGATTCAAGTCTAATAAGAAAAAAACTAAAAGAACTGTTATTTAAATACGGCTGCACTGAAATTTTTGAAGCATCAGATGGACAAAATGCCATAGATATGTATAAAAAATATATTCCTCATTTGGTTTTTATGGATATAGTCATGCCTGTAAAAGATGGTATTACAGCATTAAATGAAATTATTCAATTTGATAAAAATGCAAAAGTTATCATGTCATCGTCATCAGGTACTAAAATATTACTAAAAAAAGCCCTTGAAGCAGGAGCTTGTGAATTTATACAAAAACCCTTTGCAAACATAAAAATTGAAAGTATATTAAAGGAGTTTAATGAGGAGGTTCAGTAA
- the pepV gene encoding dipeptidase PepV, translating into MKLNEKIDALKEELIKASQEVVKIKSIEEEGKPGMPFGEGVSKALDKALEISASLGFHTYKEEEGYYGYAEYGEGDDYVAVLGHMDVVPEGDNWIHPPYGAEIHDGKMFGRGTLDDKAPIMAALFGLKAIKDLNMPLSKKVRVIFGTNEETGSSEMHVYNKKEKAPVAGFTPDAMYPLINAEKGIRRIHVVKDLNSCNCGISIKSLKGGIRPNMVPDKCETVIAAKDTEGIVKAVKEFADKMGYNMKAEIVNGNVVIHAFGVSAHGSMPELGKNAVMHTFQFLGTILKGGCDLADYVNFFNKSVGLETDGTSLKIACEDKPSGKLSLNVGVADINEEKADMWIDIRYPVTAKGEEIMNTLSKEVDQCGAKIERVEAQDPLYYAEDSNLVKTLLKVYTEQTGEEGKAYGIGGGTYAKELPNIVGFGPIFPGKPDLDHQANEYIEIDDLMMNAKIYAHTIYELAK; encoded by the coding sequence ATGAAACTTAATGAAAAAATTGATGCTTTAAAGGAAGAGCTTATTAAAGCAAGTCAAGAAGTAGTAAAAATTAAGAGTATTGAAGAAGAAGGAAAACCAGGTATGCCTTTTGGTGAAGGTGTATCAAAAGCACTTGATAAGGCACTTGAAATTTCAGCTTCTCTTGGATTTCATACATATAAGGAAGAAGAAGGTTATTATGGATATGCAGAATATGGTGAAGGCGATGATTATGTAGCTGTTCTTGGTCATATGGATGTTGTTCCAGAAGGAGATAACTGGATTCATCCACCATATGGGGCAGAAATTCATGATGGTAAAATGTTTGGAAGAGGTACATTAGATGATAAGGCTCCAATAATGGCAGCACTTTTTGGATTAAAGGCTATAAAAGATCTTAATATGCCACTTTCAAAGAAAGTAAGAGTTATTTTTGGAACTAATGAAGAAACTGGAAGTTCTGAAATGCATGTGTATAATAAAAAGGAAAAGGCTCCAGTAGCTGGATTTACACCAGATGCTATGTATCCACTTATAAATGCAGAAAAAGGTATAAGAAGAATTCATGTTGTTAAGGATTTAAATTCTTGCAATTGCGGTATTAGTATTAAGTCATTAAAAGGTGGAATAAGACCTAATATGGTTCCAGATAAATGTGAAACTGTGATAGCTGCAAAGGACACAGAAGGTATTGTTAAAGCAGTAAAGGAATTTGCAGATAAAATGGGATATAACATGAAAGCTGAAATTGTAAATGGAAATGTAGTTATTCATGCATTTGGAGTATCAGCACATGGAAGTATGCCTGAGCTTGGAAAAAATGCTGTAATGCATACATTCCAGTTTTTAGGAACAATACTTAAAGGTGGCTGTGATCTTGCAGATTATGTTAATTTCTTTAACAAAAGTGTTGGATTAGAAACAGACGGTACATCACTTAAAATAGCATGTGAAGATAAACCATCAGGAAAACTATCATTAAATGTTGGAGTTGCTGATATTAATGAAGAAAAAGCAGATATGTGGATAGATATAAGATATCCTGTTACAGCTAAAGGTGAAGAAATTATGAATACCCTTTCTAAGGAAGTTGATCAGTGCGGTGCTAAAATAGAAAGAGTTGAAGCTCAAGATCCTCTTTATTATGCAGAAGACAGTAACTTGGTTAAAACTCTTCTTAAGGTTTATACTGAACAAACAGGTGAAGAAGGAAAAGCTTATGGAATAGGTGGAGGAACTTATGCTAAGGAACTTCCTAATATAGTTGGGTTTGGACCAATATTCCCAGGAAAACCAGATTTGGATCATCAAGCTAATGAATATATTGAAATCGATGATCTTATGATGAATGCTAAAATATATGCTCATACAATATACGAACTTGCTAAATAA
- a CDS encoding chemotaxis protein CheX, with protein MLTQLFGNYLLNEKLLKPEQLKNLLDLQKSIHVRLGELAVNSGFMTKDNVDEVHKTQYRIDKKFGELSIDMSLLNEEQLEILLFEQESKDMLVRQAILDKNYMTLAEFEQALNNYKMSYSISDEDFNFLINENLDEIIHKFYNFNNCSYGAIYKKYFSLLLKNIIRFVDSDFRPIEIMPIDEYEFDYISSQKINGDFELYICVSADQKTLLEFAKKYTEEDLSENDGYTQESIGEFLNLVNGIFIVNMSENNTELQLNPQEIHSKGILTNLTEAYRIPIVFSFGKVDFIISKSTPIIE; from the coding sequence ATGCTTACACAATTATTTGGCAATTATCTTTTAAACGAGAAATTACTTAAACCCGAACAATTAAAAAATTTGTTAGATTTGCAAAAATCTATACATGTTAGATTAGGCGAGTTAGCTGTTAATTCAGGATTTATGACTAAAGATAATGTTGATGAAGTACATAAAACACAATATAGAATTGACAAAAAATTTGGTGAACTTTCAATTGATATGAGCCTTTTAAACGAGGAGCAGTTAGAAATTTTACTTTTTGAACAGGAATCAAAGGATATGCTTGTTAGACAAGCTATCTTGGATAAGAATTATATGACTCTTGCTGAATTTGAGCAAGCACTTAATAATTATAAAATGTCATATAGTATTAGTGATGAAGATTTTAACTTTTTAATAAATGAAAATTTAGATGAAATTATACATAAATTTTATAATTTTAACAATTGTTCCTACGGTGCTATTTATAAAAAATATTTTTCTCTTTTGTTAAAAAATATTATTAGATTTGTTGATAGTGATTTTAGACCAATAGAAATTATGCCTATAGATGAATATGAATTTGATTACATTTCTTCACAAAAAATTAATGGAGATTTTGAATTATACATTTGTGTATCTGCTGACCAAAAAACATTACTAGAATTTGCTAAAAAGTATACTGAGGAAGATCTTAGTGAAAATGATGGATATACTCAAGAATCCATAGGAGAATTTTTAAATTTAGTTAACGGAATATTCATTGTAAATATGTCTGAAAATAATACTGAACTTCAGCTAAATCCTCAAGAAATACACTCTAAAGGTATCTTAACTAATTTAACAGAAGCTTATCGTATACCTATTGTATTTTCTTTTGGAAAAGTTGACTTTATTATTTCAAAATCAACTCCAATTATTGAGTAA
- a CDS encoding PocR ligand-binding domain-containing protein, with protein sequence MDSKNDFNFTISSLIDLKLLQQFQDNFAKAMGMASISVDNKEGNVTSPSNFSDFCMKYTRGSIEGNKRCISCDIEGGRTASKTNKPAIYSCHAGLVDFAAPIVVDGVQIGSIVGGQVLDAPPEEEKFRKIAKEIGVNEDEYIDAIRKIPIVSRDKIEAASNLIFIFANALSKMGYDKKINIMNSDKFKNIAKDLINNIEALSAGIHNLSSQVNSLVETSGSLLESSSKSKEKVNETDDILSFIRTVANQTNLLGLNAAIEAARAGEQGKGFSVVANEVRKLASVSVDSAKKIEVILNSIRSGMESVENGVNKTGVVIENHKQYIEDIMKKIDASLELAESLNSSI encoded by the coding sequence ATGGATTCTAAAAATGATTTTAATTTTACTATAAGTTCTCTTATTGATTTAAAATTATTGCAACAATTTCAAGATAACTTTGCAAAAGCAATGGGTATGGCCAGTATTTCCGTAGATAACAAAGAAGGTAATGTTACATCTCCTAGTAACTTTTCAGACTTTTGTATGAAATATACCAGAGGCTCAATAGAAGGCAATAAAAGATGTATAAGCTGTGATATTGAAGGTGGAAGAACAGCTTCAAAAACTAATAAACCTGCTATTTACAGTTGTCATGCTGGTTTAGTGGATTTTGCAGCACCTATAGTTGTTGATGGTGTTCAAATAGGTTCTATAGTAGGTGGACAAGTATTGGATGCTCCTCCTGAAGAAGAAAAATTTAGAAAAATAGCTAAAGAAATAGGTGTTAATGAAGATGAGTATATAGATGCAATAAGAAAAATTCCAATCGTATCAAGAGATAAAATAGAAGCTGCATCTAACTTAATTTTTATATTCGCCAATGCTCTATCAAAAATGGGTTATGATAAAAAAATAAATATCATGAATTCAGATAAGTTTAAAAATATAGCTAAAGACTTAATAAATAACATAGAAGCATTATCTGCCGGAATTCATAATTTATCATCACAAGTAAATTCTCTTGTAGAAACCTCTGGTTCCTTGCTTGAATCCTCTTCTAAATCAAAGGAGAAAGTTAATGAAACTGATGATATTTTGAGCTTTATAAGAACTGTAGCAAATCAAACAAATTTACTTGGTCTAAATGCTGCCATAGAAGCAGCAAGAGCAGGTGAACAAGGTAAGGGCTTTTCTGTAGTTGCTAACGAAGTAAGAAAATTAGCTTCGGTAAGTGTAGATTCTGCAAAAAAAATAGAAGTTATACTAAATAGTATAAGAAGTGGAATGGAATCAGTAGAAAATGGCGTTAATAAAACTGGTGTAGTAATAGAAAATCATAAACAATATATAGAGGATATTATGAAAAAAATAGATGCATCTTTAGAACTAGCTGAATCTTTAAATTCAAGTATATAA